The Macaca fascicularis isolate 582-1 chromosome 11, T2T-MFA8v1.1 genome includes a region encoding these proteins:
- the LOC102127164 gene encoding disintegrin and metalloproteinase domain-containing protein 1-like gives MSVTASVRDSASFLSSLMKLHVVLYEARRVLQTWAPQMKNLRLGLVPGQSCVRLGMMLLLGIIFLPSTCCDMASVYYSSYEIVIPKRLMVRGSEDSVEKATYLLLMQGQKHLVHLKVKRSHFVNNFPVYSYHNGILGQESPFISHDCHYEGYIEGVSGSFVSVNTCAGLRGILIKEEKSYSIEPMDSSRRFEHVLYTMAHEARVSCGVTSRDSHVVSTSWQQGSRKPHDLQALSYLWSHTKYVEMFVVVNNQRFQMWGSNINETVQRVVDVIALANGFTRGINTEVVLAGMEIWTEGDLIDVAVDLQITLRNFNRWRQEMLFRRAKHDVAHMIVGHHPGQNTGQAFLSGACSSGFAAAVESFHHEDMLLFAALMVHELGHNLGIQHDHSACFCREKHFCLMHENITKESGFSNCSSDYFHQFLREHKGACLFNKPWPRGRKRRDSVCGNGVVEDTEQCDCGSLCQRHPCCDENCILKVKAECSDGPCCHNCKFQPKGYSCRPSSDSCDLPEFCNGTSAVCPDNRHKQDGSKCHKIYQCIKGNCMDPNNQCKQVFGYGAKSASQECYNSMNSKGDRFGNCGIPTSPGSQYVRCSDGNTFCGKLICSGFTGLPKISLQHTMIQVPRGDDSCWSMDAYTSTDIPDEGDVHNGTYCAPNKVCLNSACTDKTPVMSACNPEKTCNGNGVCNDLGHCHCNEGHAPPDCVTAGSGGSVDSGPPGKPGGTPSGGQNQKISSSKQEERAVDMMILSFIILFIILLLSVITCLICLLKKSPEAAPAEAPPAVPPPPAPEIKPEAAEVAPEEKEEKEEEKEEEEEEEEEEKEEEEEKEEEASDS, from the coding sequence ATGTCAGTGACAGCCTCTGTGAGAGACTCTGcctccttcctgtcttctctgATGAAACTCCATGTGGTGTTGTATGAGGCTAGGAGGGTGCTTCAGACCTGGGCTCCCCAGATGAAAAATTTGAGGCTGGGGCTAGTGCCAGGTCAATCGTGTGTCAGGCTGGGGATGATGTTGCTTTTGGGGATAATTTTTCTCCCGAGCACATGCTGTGACATGGCTTCGGTATATTACTCTTCCTATGAAATAGTCATCCCAAAGCGGCTGATGGTCAGGGGAAGTGAAGACTCAGTGGAAAAGGCAACCTATTTGCTACTTATGCAAGGCCAGAAGCACTTGGTTCACCTGAAGGTGAAAAGAAGCCATTTTGTGAATAACTTTCCAGTCTACAGTTACCACAATGGCATCCTGGGGCAAGAATCGCCTTTCATCTCACATGACTGCCACTATGAAGGCTACATAGAAGGAGTGTCAGGTTCTTTTGTTTCTGTCAACACCTGTGCAGGTCTCAGGGGCATCCTGATTAAGGAGGAAAAATCTTACAGCATTGAGCCCATGGACTCTTCAAGACGGTTTGAACATGTGTTATACACCATGGCACATGAAGCGCGAGTCTCCTGTGGTGTCACTTCCAGAGACAGCCATGTGGTGTCCACTAGCTGGCAACAAGGGAGCAGGAAGCCTCATGATCTACAGGCGCTGTCCTACTTGTGGTCACACACCAAGTACGTGGAGATGTTTGTTGTTGTCAACAACCAGCGGTTCCAGATGTGGGGCAGTAACATCAATGAGACGGTCCAGAGAGTAGTGGATGTCATTGCTCTGGCCAACGGCTTCACTAGGGGAATAAACACAGAGGTGGTGCTGGCCGGAATGGAGATTTGGACCGAGGGGGACCTAATAGATGTCGCAGTGGACTTGCAAATCACACTCAGGAATTTCAATCGCTGGAGACAAGAGATGCTCTTCCGTCGTGCGAAGCACGATGTTGCCCACATGATCGTCGGGCATCATCCTGGACAGAATACGGGCCAGGCCTTTCTCAGTGGTGCCTGCTCAAGCGGTTTTGCGGCGGCTGTTGAATCCTTCCATCATGAAGATATGCTGTTGTTTGCAGCCCTGATGGTCCATGAGCTCGGGCACAACCTGGGTATTCAGCACGACCACTCGGCCTGCTTTTGCAGAGAGAAGCACTTTTGCCTCATGCATGAAAATATCACAAAAGAAAGTGGCTTCAGCAACTGCAGCTCTGACTACTTCCACCAGTTCCTTCGAGAACACAAAGGGGCCTGCCTATTTAACAAGCCATGGCCCAGGGGCCGCAAGCGTAGGGATTCTGTCTGTGGAAATGGCGTGGTGGAGGACACGGAGCAGTGTGACTGTGGTTCTCTATGTCAGCGTCACCCATGTTGTGATGAAAACTGTATACTGAAGGTGAAAGCAGAGTGCAGTGATGGTCCATGTTGTCATAACTGTAAATTTCAACCTAAGGGATATTCTTGCCGTCCTTCTAGTGATTCCTGCGACCTCCCAGAATTTTGCAATGGTACATCTGCAGTATGCCCCGACAACAGGCATAAGCAAGATGGCTCAAAATGTCATAAAATTTACCAGTGCATTAAAGGTAATTGTATGGACCCTAACAATCAGTGCAAACAAGTATTTGGATATGGTGCAAAATCAGCCTCACAAGAGTGTTACAATTCAATGAACAGCAAAGGGGACCGATTTGGAAACTGTGGCATTCCTACCAGTCCTGGGTCACAATATGTTCGGTGTTCAGATGGTAATACATTTTGTGGGAAACTTATATgttctgggtttacaggcttACCAAAAATCAGTCTCCAACATACAATGATTCAGGTCCCTCGGGGAGATGACTCATGTTGGAGCATGGATGCCTATACAAGTACTGACATTCCTGATGAAGGAGACGTGCACAATGGCACTTACTGTGCACCAAATAAAGTCTGCCTAAATTCCGCCTGCACAGATAAAACCCCAGTGATGTCTGCCTGCAACCCAGAAAAAACGTGTAATGGGAACGGAGTTTGTAACGATTTAGGGCACTGCCACTGTAATGAAGGGCATGCCCCCCCTGACTGTGTTACTGCAGGAAGTGGAGGTAGTGTGGACAGTGGCCCTCCTGGTAAGCCAGGTGGGACACCTTCAGGAGGTCAAAATCAAAAGATATCTAGTTCCAAACAGGAAGAACGTGCTGTAGACATGATGATATTATCATTCATTATACTTTTTATAATACTATTATTAAGTGTAATTACTTGCTTGATCTGCTTGCTTAAAAAATCACCAGAGGCTGCCCCAGCAGAAGCTCCTCCAGCAGTGCCTCCACCACCGgccccagaaataaagccagaggCAGCAGAAGTGGccccagaagaaaaagaagaaaaagaagaggagaaggaagaagaagaagaagaagaagaagaggagaaggaagaagaagaagaaaaggaggaggaagcatCAGATTCTTAA